Proteins encoded in a region of the Elizabethkingia bruuniana genome:
- a CDS encoding DUF1896 domain-containing protein yields the protein MDTPKKDLSYFSLRLKDLLNTSFPEKAHDQKFIEHRASLAANVYEGAFQSGNDVEKCNEIANYILFEGLHFSKFDTVFEVVCNEFDTVMADEELRLFALKMFPICKPIFDGYELTDDFAYNTDFDLLYTELTGTIALWIEENGLQ from the coding sequence ATGGATACTCCAAAAAAAGACCTGTCGTATTTCAGTTTACGACTTAAAGATTTATTAAACACCAGCTTCCCCGAAAAAGCCCACGACCAAAAATTTATAGAGCATCGTGCTTCATTGGCTGCAAATGTATATGAAGGTGCTTTTCAATCAGGCAATGATGTTGAAAAATGCAATGAAATAGCCAATTACATTCTTTTTGAAGGTTTGCACTTCTCAAAATTCGATACTGTTTTTGAAGTGGTTTGTAATGAATTTGATACGGTAATGGCAGATGAAGAACTTCGACTATTTGCCTTGAAAATGTTTCCAATTTGTAAGCCAATTTTCGATGGCTATGAATTAACCGATGACTTCGCCTATAACACAGATTTCGACCTGCTCTATACTGAACTGACGGGAACCATCGCATTATGGATAGAGGAAAATGGGCTTCAGTAA